GGACTGTTGGCGTTCGGCGTACGTGATATCTCCAGAGTTGAAGCCATTGACGATGCCTGCGAGAACGTCGGGCATCGCGTTGCCGAGACCGGAGATGCAGCCCGCGGCTCCATTTTGCAGTGCCCAGAGGACGAGATGATCGGGCCCGGAATAGACCTCGAAGCCATCGACCTCCTTTGAGACCTGCAAGTAAGCTTCCAATGTCTCCTGCGCGCCGCCGGAATCCTTGATCCCGGCAATATTGCCATGGGTCGCCAGCTTTCGTGCCGTTTCGGGTTCGATGTGGTTCTGGGTGCGCGCTGGAATGTCATAAAGATAGACCGGCGTGTTCACCTCATCTGCCACCGTAGAAAAGTGGCGAATCAGACCATCTTGCGTGCAGGCGATGAAGAATGGTGTGATGACGGCAATGCCCTTGACGCCGATGCGGTCGAATTCCTTGGCAAGTTGCAGCGTCTCGAATGTTGCCGGCATGCCCGCATTGACGATGACATCGACCTTTCCGCCGACTTCATCGACAACCTCTTCCAGAATCCTGATTTTTTCGGAATGGGTGAGAGCGGTAAAATCACCGTTGGTGCCTGCGCACATGATGTTGTTGCCAGCCGTCACCTGACGGCGAACCTGCGCGCGGGTGGCTTCGTAGTTGATGGTCTCGTCATCGTTAAAGCAGGTCACGATCGCGACGAAGGCTTTCTTGGTCATCATCTATACTCCGGTCATTCAATCAGGAAATGCTTGCGAGGCGAGCATTCCGGTTGGCCGCCTGGACGTCCGGGTCAGGGTCGAGGGTGGCGGAAATCAAGGCTTGTGTGTAGCGCTGTTGCGGATTATCGAAGACTTGCGCAACTGTACCGAATTCGACCACCTCACCTTTCTGCATGACCATGACGTAGTCTGCAAAATCGCGCACGAGGGGCAGGTCATGGGCGATGAAGATGAAGGCAATTCCCATCTCTCGGCGCAGCTTGTCGAGCAGCCTCACCACCTGCGCCTGCACCGATACATCAAGTGCCGAAACGGCCTCGTCGCAGACGATCAGTTGCGGCTCAAGCGCAAGTGCGCGAGCAATGGCGATACGCTGACGCTGGCCACCGGAGAACTGATGCGGGTAGCGACCCATATGTTCGGGCGACAGCCCGACCCGTTCCAGCAATTCTGCGGCGCGTGCACGCCACTTCGCCTTGGGCAGAATCTCCGGGTGGATGACCCAGGCCTCGGAGATCAACTGGTAAACCGTCATGCGCGGATTGAGCGATTGGGTCGGGTCCTGAAACACCATTTGCAGGTCGCGGCGCAGCTTGAAGAGTTCACTCGGCGAAAGCGTGAACAGGTCCTGGCCTTTCCAATGCGCCGTGCCGCTATCGGGGTCATCGAGGCGCAACAGAATGCGGGCGAGGGTTGATTTTCCAGAACCGCTTTCACCGACGACAGCAACCGTTTCGCCAGCCTTCAGATCGAAGGAAATGCCCTTCAGCGCTTCGAAACCGCCATAGGACTTGCGAGCGTTCCTGACCTTCAGGATCGGTTCGCCATCGGTAGAAGGCTCATGCAATTGACCCTTGCCGGGAGCAGCGGCGATCAGCTTCTTGGTATATGGGTGCTGTGGGTTGCGGTAAACTTCGCGGACGGTGCCGCTTTCGACCAGCACGCCTTTTTCCATGACAACCACGCGGTCGGCGACTTCCGACACGACGCCGAGATCATGGGTGATGATCAGAACACCCATGCCGGTTTCGCGTTGCAGTTCCTTGAGCAGCGCCAGAACTTCTGCCTGCACCGTCACGTCGAGTGCGGTGGTCGGTTCGTCGGCGATCAGCAGGTTGGGTTTCAGCGCCAGCGCCATGGCGATCATCACGCGCTGTCGCTGCCCACCGGAAAATTCGTGGGGGTATTTGTCGACCGCCTTTTCAGGCTCCGGCAAGGCCACCCGTTTGAACAGACGCAAGGCTTCGACCTGGGCTTGGCGGTTATCGATACCGTGCGTTCTTAGCGCTTCGCGCATCTGCCAGCCGACCGTGTAGACCGGGTTCAAGTGGCTGAGCGGGTCCTGAAAAATCATGGCGATGAGGCGGCCATTGACTGCCCGGCGGTCGTCGGCACTCATTTTCAGAAGATCCTTGCCATTGAGCAGGATTTCGCCGGATGAAATCTTGCCGGGCGGCATGTCGATCAGGTTCATGATCGCAGAGGATGAAACCGACTTGCCTGAACCGCTCTCACCCAGAATGGCGAGCGTTTCGCCACGGTCCACATGGTACGAGATATTGCGCACGGCTTTGACAGTTCCGGTAGCAGTATAAAAATCCACCGAGAGGTTGCGGACCTCCAGCAAATGATCAGCCATTTTTCGGTCCTTTCATTTCCAGGCGCCAGCGCTGGACTGGGTCGAGCGCAATACGCAGCCAGTTGGACAGAAGGTTGAGTGATAGCGTGGTGAGGATGATTGCCAGACCCGGCCAGAAGGACAGCCACCAGGCATTGGTGAGATACTGACGGCCCTGACTGATCATCAGACCCCAGGTGATCTCAGGCGGCTGAATGCCGATGCCGAGGAAGGATAAGGCACTTTCCGCCAGCATGACATAAGCGAAATCCAGCGTCGCCAGGGTCGTGAGCGTGGGCAAAACGACGGGCAGGATGTGGCGGAACAAGATTCGCTTTGAAGACGCGCCCATGACACGTGCCGCCTGCACGAACATACGACTGCGGATCTCCATCACCTCGGCGCGTGTGGTGCGAAGATAGACGGGGATACGCGTAATCGACAGGACCAGCATCAGGTTGAGGATCGAAGAACCCAGAATGTAGAGCACGATTACGGCGACGAGCAGGGAGGGGAACGACATGATGACGTCGGCAAGGCGCATAATGATCTGGCTGGTGCGCTGTGACGAAAAGCCTGCGATCAGTCCAAGCAGCGTGCCAACGACGGCAGATATGAAGACCGCCCCGGCTGCGACCATGATGGTGTTCTGCGTTGCAACAATGATGCGTGGCCACAGCGGCCGCCCCAACGCATCGGCACCGAGCCACATAAACCATTCGCGGCTGAAATCGAACGGCGCGAGGTTGCGGCCTCGCAGGTTCTGTTTGGTGGCGAGTTCGTTGAGCAGGGTAGGGCCGATAATCGCAAGGATGATCACAAGGATGAGAAAGATCGCGGCACAGAGCGCAAATTTATCGGCCCAGAGCATGCGTGCCATGCGCACGAAGGCACTGGCTTCCTCGATGACCGGTTCTTTTGCGGCGCTGTTATCTACGGTGTTGGGGGATTGAATGGCCATGGTTATATCGGTCCTCAGTAGCGAATGCGCGGATCGAGCAAAGCATAAGCAAGGTCGATCACGAGGTTCATGAGGAAGATGGCGAAGGCGGTGACGAGAATTGCCGCCAGCACGACGTTGAAATCGCGCTGCAGGATGCTATCGATCATCAGCTTGCCGACGCCGGGAAAACCGAAGATTGTTTCGATGACGACGGCGCCGTTCAGAAGGCTCGCGGCCTGATCTCCGATGACGGTGATCACGGGGAGCATCGCATTGCGCAGCGCGTGAATGAAGATGATCGGGCCGGATTTGACGCCCTTGGCGCGGGCTGTCTTGACGTAAGCGGACGACAGCGCCGAGATCATTGATCCGCGCACGACCTGCACGATGATGCCGAAGGGGCGCACGAAAAGCACGCAGATCGGCAAAATCCAGTGGGACAATGTGCCTGTACCGGAGGTTGGCAGCCAGGAAAGCTGGATGGCGAACACGACGATAGCAACTATTGCTAGCCAGAAGTCAGGCACTGATGCGCCTATCAGCGAGACCATGGAGGAAAAACGGTCGAAGAAACCGCCGGTGCGGAACGCGGCGAGCGAACCGACGACGATGGCGCAGATGGTCACCAACGTCATGGTGATGACGGCAAGCCACAAGGTCCAGGTGAAGGCTTCAAGGACAACATCGAGGGCCGGGCGGGCCTTACGCAGGCTCTCGCCGAGATCGCCGGTCATGACGTTACCGACATATTGAACGAACTGCACCAGAAGCGGCTGGTCCAGTCCATGCAAGGCGCGAAACTCTGCCTTCATTTCCGCCGAGGCCTCAACAGGAAGAAACAGGGATGCAGGGTCGCCGGTCAGGCGGGAGAGAAAGAACACCATGATCAGAAGCCCTATCAGCGAGATAAGACTGGCGAGGGCGCGTTTGCGGATGAATCTGAGCATTGAGACCTCGATCTAGCTGGAATGGGCGGCGAACGGTTCGCTGTCCACTTCACTTCGACAGGACGATCAATCGCCCTCTTGGTGGATCAGCACAGTGGCAACCGGGTGAGTGCCGCTCTGACCTCTTTTATTGAGGGAGTTCCACCCTGCCCGCATGATCGCGATCGATCAGGGCAGGGTGGTGTTTTTGATTGCCTACTGCTTGAAGCCAATTTCTGAGAGCTGCAGCATGGAGTTGGTGGCGATGGTGGGTTTGAAGTCCAGACGTTCCGAGACGCGTGAGTAACCGACCATGTGGAAGAGGAGGACATCGGCAACAAGATCGTCATGGACATAGGCGATCAGCTGCGACCAGAGCTTTGCACGTTCGTCACCGGTGGCGGCAGATGCGCGTTTGATCAGGTCATCTACGTTCTTGTCGGAAAAGCCCGACTGGGTGCCGTTGGTATCGTATTTGAAGAACATCGTAAACGATGGATCGCCCTTGGAATTGTCGTGCATGGCAGCCACGATCTGCGGGCCGCGACCCTCCTTGAAGGGTTTCGAGTAATAGACCTCATGCTCGGCCACTTCGACGAAGCGCAGCTCGACCTTGAAGCCGACGTCCTGCAGCTGCGCCTGCACGGCTTCCATGATTTCTGTCACATTCGGGAAATTGGCTGTGCGTGCAATGATGGTGATCGGGTTATCGACCGGAACACCCCCAGCCTTGGCTTCTTCAAGCAGCTTCTTTGCCTGATCGGGATCGTAAGGAAAAACTTTGACGTCCGGGTTCCATCCAAGCGTCGTCGGTGGCACCAAGGCGGTTGCGAGAACGGCGTCCTGCGGGACGAGCGTACCGATAAACGCCTGCCGGTCGATGGCAAGGTTCAGCGCCTTGCGAACGCGGACATCGTTGAGCGGCGCGATATTGCCGTCGAGGCGCAGATACACCGTTTCGCTATCGAGGTAGGAGAAGTCCGTCTTGTCGTTGGTCGCATCCACCTGGGAAATCGACGGCGCAAGATCAGCCTCACCGGCTTGAACCATGGCGGCGCGAACGGCTGGATCGGCACGGAACAGATAGGTGGCCTTGGTGACGGCGGGCTTCTTGCCCCAATAATCGTCACGGGCATCGAGAACGATCTGCTGGCCAGGCGTCCAGTTGGACAGCTTGTAAGGGCCGGTGCCGATAGGTTCGCGTACGAATGCCAGCGGCGTGCCGTCCGGAACGATGGTGACGAGCGACAGCAGAAGTGGCAGGATCGGCTGGACCGGATCGACCTTGAAATCGATGGTGTTGTCGTCAACGACCTTCACGTCAAACTTCATGCCGCCGAAATAACGACGAGACTCGCAGATGTTCTTGTCGCTGAAAATTCGGTCGAAACTGTATTTGACATCCTTGGCGCCGAAGGTCTTACCATCGGAGAATTTGACACCCTGACGCAGGTGAAAACGCCAGGCGCTATCGCCGGTCTGTTCCCATTTTTCCGCAAGGCGTGGCATGACGCCCTGTTTGCCGCGCACGTCGAGCTCGGTCAGCGTCTCGCTGACATTCTCCATGATGACGCGACCGATATTGGAGCGTGTCGCCATGCAGGGCTCAAGCAGGTCGGCCTCTTCAGGCAGAACGATTTTGATATCTGTCGAGGCAGCGTTGGCCGGCGCGATGCCGGAGCCGAATGCGAGAACGGAACCTAGAATGGCTCCGAAAAGACGCGAGGTTTTCATGTCATTCTCCTCCCTATAGGTGCAGATCGCACCGCTTATTGTTCACCTCGCGACGGTATCGATGCGACGCGGCTTGAATGCATTCCTCCTTGAAGCCCTATGCGCCACCAGAGATACCTCGTTCTCTTGACGTCGCCATAAGTGGGCTGGCGCAGACCATCGGATTTCTTTGCAAGTTTGTCAAATTAAATATTCATTGCCGTCAGTTCGTGAAAAATTTATACGAATAAAAGGCTTATATTTCATATAGATATTGATAGTAATAGCGGTCAAAATAGAAATTTTTGATACTTTTCAAACTTGACAACTTTATTATTTTTGTGATTTTCGTAGTTGTAAGAGGAGACCGTGATGACGCCTGAGCAGATTGCAACCGTCATGACCGGCAAAGTTGAAGCTGCCGGAAAAGGACGACATGAGGCCGTGCTGGCCTCGCCGATGATTCAGAACCACGCACCCTTCCTGCACCTGGCCGATGATGGCGCGCTCATCTGCGCCTGGTTCGGCGGTACGCTGGAGGGAAAATCGGATATTTCCATCTTCACGTCGGTTCTGGCAGCGGGGTCCAATAAATGGGGCGAGCCGCAGCGGCTGAGTTTCGATCCTGATCATTCCGAGCAGAACCCGGTACTGTTTGCGGCGCCCGGCAATACGCTTTTGCTGTTCCATACGTCGCAGCCATCAGGCAATCAGGATGAATGCCGTATCCGTATGGCGGAGGTTTCGCGCGACGCCTCGGACCCGACTAGGCTGACGGCGGGTGAAGGACTTTATCTCGACCTGCCGCGTGGCTGCTTTGTTCGTGCGCCGCTGACAGTTCGGGCGGACGGTGCATGGCTTTTGCCGATCTTCCGTTGCATCCAGCGTCCGGGCCAGAAATGGAACGGCAGCCATGACCGCGCTGCGGTCGGCATTTCCGAAGATTGTGGCAAGTCCTGGCGTCTGGAGGATATCGACCAGTCCACGGGCTGCGTGCATATGAGTCCCTTGGTGATTGGCGACGAAAAGCTGGCTGCGGTGTTTCGCCGTCGTCAGGCCGATTTCGTCTATCGCACGGAAAGTGCCGATGGAGGTCGCACATGGTCGGCGCCCCAGGCGACCGATGTTCCCAACAACAATTCGTCCATTGCCGCGATCCGTTTAAACGATGGCCGTATCGCGATGATCTGCAATCCAACCAATGCCGCCATGTCGAGCGACCGTCGCGCCTCACTTTATGATGAGTTGGGCGAGGATGACGACCGGCCCGATGCCAACCCCGATGGTGGCTGCGTGCCAATCTGGGGTGTGCCGCGTGCACCCGTCACGGTCTGCATTTCGGAAGATGGCGCAAAAAGCTTTCCGCAGCGGATCACTATAGAAGATGGTCCCGGTACCTGCCTTTCGAATAACTCCATTGACGGTCACAACAAGGAAATGTCCTATCCGTGGCTGCTCGAGGGAGCCGATGGCAGTCTCCACATCGCCTACACCTATTATCGGCGCGCTATCAAATATGTTCGTCTGGCTCCGGGCTGGGCACGTGCGGCAGACGGGAGATAAATTATGAGCAATATCATCGGTATCACCATGGGTGACCCCTGCGGCGTCGGACCGGAAATCACAGTGCGGGCGCTGGCGGAGATGGATGAGGCGGACCGCGCCGCCACGCGCATCTACGGTAACCTGCCAACACTGGAAGCGGCACGCAAGGCGCTGAATGTCGATATCGATCTGGCGCCCTATGTGGTCGATCTGCCGATCGAAGATGCGCCGCTGGCCTGGGGTCAACTGTCGCCGGTCGCCGGTGATGCGGCTTTCCGCTTTATCGAAAAAGCAGTGCGCGATGCCGAGGCTGGAACAATCGGCTGCATTGTGACTGCGCCGATCAACAAGGAGGCGCTTAATCTTGCTGGCCACCACTATGATGGCCACACCGGTATGCTGCGCAGCCTGACCAAATCAGCCGCGGCCTATATGCTGCTGGCCTCGGAAAAACTGAAGGTCATCCATGTTTCCACCCATGTCTCATTGCAGGAAGCAATCCGCCGCGCCACGTCCGAGCGCGTTCTGGCGACAATCAAGGCGGGCAACGACCACCTGAAACGCACTGGTTACGAGCGCCCGCGCATTGCGGTTGCCGGGATTAACCCGCATTGCGGTGAAAATGGCCTTTTCGGCACGGAGGATGACGATCAGATCGCACCCGCCGTCGCCGCCGCCCGAGCCGAAGGCATCGATGCCTATGGGCCGATTTCCGCCGACACGGTGTTCCACCGCGCCTATTCCGGTGGCTTCGATCTGGTCGTAGCGCAGTATCACGATCAGGGGCATATCCCGATCAAGCTTGTCGCCTTCGATACGGCGGTGAACGTTTCCGTGGATCTCACCATCGACCGCACCTCTGTCGATCACGGAACGGCCTTCGACATCGCTGGCAAGGGCATCGCCAATCACGGCAACATGCTGTCCGCCATAGCATACGCCCGCAAGCTCGTGGCTGGCGGCGCTTCCAAGGGAGCGCAGGCATGACCAGCACTCCCACCATCACCCTGCATCAGCCAAAGCGGCTGATTGTCGGTGCCGGAACAATCGGCGACGTCGCCAACTGGGTCGGAGAGGTCTCCTCGACGCTGGTCATTGCCTCGCCGATCACCGGCCGCTTCGTTGACCGTATGAAACTGCCTGGTAAAGTCGCCTTGTTCGATGCCATTCCTGGCGAGCCTGAGATATCCACGCTCGATGCAGCGCTGGCAGCGGCACGCGTGGCCAAACCTGATGTCGTTATCGGTCTCGGTGGCGGTTCGGTGATGGATGTGGCCAAGCTGGTCGCCGCCCTCTGGGATGGCGAACAGACACTTGCCGATGTCGCAGGCCCCAACAAAGTGGCAGGCCGCCGAACCCGGCTGGCGCAGATTGCGACGACAGCCGGCACCGGCTCGGAAGCGGGCATCCGCTCGCTGATCACCGATCCAATCAAGGGCAACAAGATCGCGGTCGAAAGCCCGCATCTGATCGCCGATCTCGCGGTGCTTGACCCTGAATTGACCTATTCCGTGCCTCCTACGGTAACGGCCGCAACGGGCGTGGATGCCATGGCGCATTGCGTCGAAGCCTTCACCAGCAAACGCTCGCATCCGATGATCGACGGTTTTGCCCGCATGGGGTTTCACCTCGTCGGTAAATTTCTGGGTCGCGCGGTACGTGACGGATCGGATCGTGAAGCACGCGAAGGCCTGATGCTGGCTTCCTATTACGGCGGGATCTGCCTTGGACCCGTCAATACGGCGGCAGGTCATGCCATCGCCTATCCGCTTGGAACGCTGCTGCACCTGCCACATGGATTGGCCAATGCAATCGTGTTCCCGCATGTACTGGCTTTCAATCAGCCCGTTGTTTCGGCCAAAACGGCGGAAGTTGCCGAAGCGCTCGGTCTTGGGGCTGGTCTGTCGCAGACACAGTTGCAAGATAGCGCTCGTGGCTTCTGTTCCGATCTTGGGATCGAGATGTCACTTGCGAAACATGGTGCGGCCGAGGCTGATTTGTCGCGCTACGCTGCCGATGCGCATGCCATCCGTCGCTTGATGGACAATAATCCGGCGGATATGAGCGTTGATGACGTCCTCGACGTCTACAAGGCCAGCTTCTAAGCAACGTCAGTACAGCAGGAAAAGGCAGCGCATACGTGCTGCCTTTTTAGTTTGAGCGACCTATTTCTGCGAGGCTTGAAAAAGCCGTCCGCGCGACTCCTGAAGATGCTCGAACATGAGCCTTCTCGCATCGTCCTCTTGGCCATCGGCAATTGCTTTGGCGATAGCCTCATGTTCAGCGAAGACGCGGGTCAGGCCCGTGGCTTCACGACGGATAGACGCACCGTGGAATTTCATGCCAACCGCAATGTGGTCTTTTAGTGCTTCCATTGCAGTGGAGAAATAAGTGTTCTGGGCAGCGCGGGCGATGGCCAGGTGAAACTGAAAGTCGGCGTCCTCACGGTGCGATTGCCTATTCGTGGCATCGCGGAGCAGTTCAAGCGCCTGCCTGATGGCTTTCAGGCTGTCAGCATCGTGACGTGTAGCGGCGGCCGCCGCTGCCGCAGGCTCAAGTGTCAGGCGAAACTCGTAGCAATTCAACAGATCGGCGACATTTTCCAACTGGCCGAAGCCAAGTGGCTGCCGCAGTCCGACGGAGCGCACAAAACTACCCGCGCCACGGCGCGAATAGATCAGGCCCTGATCCCTCAGACGCTTGAGCGCTTCGCGA
This genomic interval from Agrobacterium fabrum str. C58 contains the following:
- a CDS encoding sialidase family protein yields the protein MTPEQIATVMTGKVEAAGKGRHEAVLASPMIQNHAPFLHLADDGALICAWFGGTLEGKSDISIFTSVLAAGSNKWGEPQRLSFDPDHSEQNPVLFAAPGNTLLLFHTSQPSGNQDECRIRMAEVSRDASDPTRLTAGEGLYLDLPRGCFVRAPLTVRADGAWLLPIFRCIQRPGQKWNGSHDRAAVGISEDCGKSWRLEDIDQSTGCVHMSPLVIGDEKLAAVFRRRQADFVYRTESADGGRTWSAPQATDVPNNNSSIAAIRLNDGRIAMICNPTNAAMSSDRRASLYDELGEDDDRPDANPDGGCVPIWGVPRAPVTVCISEDGAKSFPQRITIEDGPGTCLSNNSIDGHNKEMSYPWLLEGADGSLHIAYTYYRRAIKYVRLAPGWARAADGR
- a CDS encoding ABC transporter ATP-binding protein; amino-acid sequence: MADHLLEVRNLSVDFYTATGTVKAVRNISYHVDRGETLAILGESGSGKSVSSSAIMNLIDMPPGKISSGEILLNGKDLLKMSADDRRAVNGRLIAMIFQDPLSHLNPVYTVGWQMREALRTHGIDNRQAQVEALRLFKRVALPEPEKAVDKYPHEFSGGQRQRVMIAMALALKPNLLIADEPTTALDVTVQAEVLALLKELQRETGMGVLIITHDLGVVSEVADRVVVMEKGVLVESGTVREVYRNPQHPYTKKLIAAAPGKGQLHEPSTDGEPILKVRNARKSYGGFEALKGISFDLKAGETVAVVGESGSGKSTLARILLRLDDPDSGTAHWKGQDLFTLSPSELFKLRRDLQMVFQDPTQSLNPRMTVYQLISEAWVIHPEILPKAKWRARAAELLERVGLSPEHMGRYPHQFSGGQRQRIAIARALALEPQLIVCDEAVSALDVSVQAQVVRLLDKLRREMGIAFIFIAHDLPLVRDFADYVMVMQKGEVVEFGTVAQVFDNPQQRYTQALISATLDPDPDVQAANRNARLASIS
- a CDS encoding ABC transporter permease, with the protein product MARMLWADKFALCAAIFLILVIILAIIGPTLLNELATKQNLRGRNLAPFDFSREWFMWLGADALGRPLWPRIIVATQNTIMVAAGAVFISAVVGTLLGLIAGFSSQRTSQIIMRLADVIMSFPSLLVAVIVLYILGSSILNLMLVLSITRIPVYLRTTRAEVMEIRSRMFVQAARVMGASSKRILFRHILPVVLPTLTTLATLDFAYVMLAESALSFLGIGIQPPEITWGLMISQGRQYLTNAWWLSFWPGLAIILTTLSLNLLSNWLRIALDPVQRWRLEMKGPKNG
- a CDS encoding ABC transporter permease encodes the protein MLRFIRKRALASLISLIGLLIMVFFLSRLTGDPASLFLPVEASAEMKAEFRALHGLDQPLLVQFVQYVGNVMTGDLGESLRKARPALDVVLEAFTWTLWLAVITMTLVTICAIVVGSLAAFRTGGFFDRFSSMVSLIGASVPDFWLAIVAIVVFAIQLSWLPTSGTGTLSHWILPICVLFVRPFGIIVQVVRGSMISALSSAYVKTARAKGVKSGPIIFIHALRNAMLPVITVIGDQAASLLNGAVVIETIFGFPGVGKLMIDSILQRDFNVVLAAILVTAFAIFLMNLVIDLAYALLDPRIRY
- a CDS encoding ABC transporter substrate-binding protein; the encoded protein is MKTSRLFGAILGSVLAFGSGIAPANAASTDIKIVLPEEADLLEPCMATRSNIGRVIMENVSETLTELDVRGKQGVMPRLAEKWEQTGDSAWRFHLRQGVKFSDGKTFGAKDVKYSFDRIFSDKNICESRRYFGGMKFDVKVVDDNTIDFKVDPVQPILPLLLSLVTIVPDGTPLAFVREPIGTGPYKLSNWTPGQQIVLDARDDYWGKKPAVTKATYLFRADPAVRAAMVQAGEADLAPSISQVDATNDKTDFSYLDSETVYLRLDGNIAPLNDVRVRKALNLAIDRQAFIGTLVPQDAVLATALVPPTTLGWNPDVKVFPYDPDQAKKLLEEAKAGGVPVDNPITIIARTANFPNVTEIMEAVQAQLQDVGFKVELRFVEVAEHEVYYSKPFKEGRGPQIVAAMHDNSKGDPSFTMFFKYDTNGTQSGFSDKNVDDLIKRASAATGDERAKLWSQLIAYVHDDLVADVLLFHMVGYSRVSERLDFKPTIATNSMLQLSEIGFKQ
- a CDS encoding iron-containing alcohol dehydrogenase, whose protein sequence is MTSTPTITLHQPKRLIVGAGTIGDVANWVGEVSSTLVIASPITGRFVDRMKLPGKVALFDAIPGEPEISTLDAALAAARVAKPDVVIGLGGGSVMDVAKLVAALWDGEQTLADVAGPNKVAGRRTRLAQIATTAGTGSEAGIRSLITDPIKGNKIAVESPHLIADLAVLDPELTYSVPPTVTAATGVDAMAHCVEAFTSKRSHPMIDGFARMGFHLVGKFLGRAVRDGSDREAREGLMLASYYGGICLGPVNTAAGHAIAYPLGTLLHLPHGLANAIVFPHVLAFNQPVVSAKTAEVAEALGLGAGLSQTQLQDSARGFCSDLGIEMSLAKHGAAEADLSRYAADAHAIRRLMDNNPADMSVDDVLDVYKASF
- a CDS encoding FadR/GntR family transcriptional regulator, producing the protein MGLEAGIARKGLADIVFERMLRAIKSGAYNPDERLPTEHELAAEFEVSRPVIREALKRLRDQGLIYSRRGAGSFVRSVGLRQPLGFGQLENVADLLNCYEFRLTLEPAAAAAAATRHDADSLKAIRQALELLRDATNRQSHREDADFQFHLAIARAAQNTYFSTAMEALKDHIAVGMKFHGASIRREATGLTRVFAEHEAIAKAIADGQEDDARRLMFEHLQESRGRLFQASQK
- the pdxA gene encoding 4-hydroxythreonine-4-phosphate dehydrogenase PdxA; its protein translation is MSNIIGITMGDPCGVGPEITVRALAEMDEADRAATRIYGNLPTLEAARKALNVDIDLAPYVVDLPIEDAPLAWGQLSPVAGDAAFRFIEKAVRDAEAGTIGCIVTAPINKEALNLAGHHYDGHTGMLRSLTKSAAAYMLLASEKLKVIHVSTHVSLQEAIRRATSERVLATIKAGNDHLKRTGYERPRIAVAGINPHCGENGLFGTEDDDQIAPAVAAARAEGIDAYGPISADTVFHRAYSGGFDLVVAQYHDQGHIPIKLVAFDTAVNVSVDLTIDRTSVDHGTAFDIAGKGIANHGNMLSAIAYARKLVAGGASKGAQA
- a CDS encoding dihydrodipicolinate synthase family protein; translation: MTKKAFVAIVTCFNDDETINYEATRAQVRRQVTAGNNIMCAGTNGDFTALTHSEKIRILEEVVDEVGGKVDVIVNAGMPATFETLQLAKEFDRIGVKGIAVITPFFIACTQDGLIRHFSTVADEVNTPVYLYDIPARTQNHIEPETARKLATHGNIAGIKDSGGAQETLEAYLQVSKEVDGFEVYSGPDHLVLWALQNGAAGCISGLGNAMPDVLAGIVNGFNSGDITYAERQQSVYTAFRTDLYAHGFPPAMVKRALYLQDPSVGASRQPALLPDAEQDQKIEEILRKYGLLVTKA